A region of Myxococcus stipitatus DSM 14675 DNA encodes the following proteins:
- a CDS encoding phosphoribosylaminoimidazolesuccinocarboxamide synthase: MNTSALHAQLPLTLRQVDLPALGQHYRGKVRDTYRQGDSLVLVTTDRLSAFDHVLTTIPFKGEVLNRLSSFWFERTKHICPNHVLDVPDANVTVARACQPFTVEVVIRGYLTGSLWRDYEKGTHTAYGLPFPAGMRKDEAFPSPIITPSTKAEYGQHDEPISEKEILARGLASTRDWARITEAARGLFAEGQKWARTRGLILVDTKYEFGKVGDDIYVIDEMHTPDSSRYWVADEYEARFAKGEDQRMLDKENIRQWLIRERGFSGHGTPPAIPDDVRVELATKYVAAFEQITGTSLTLEPGDVHARIERNLRQKGYLK, encoded by the coding sequence GTGAATACCTCCGCACTCCACGCTCAGCTTCCCCTCACGCTCCGCCAGGTGGACCTGCCGGCGCTCGGCCAGCACTACCGTGGCAAGGTCCGGGACACGTATCGCCAGGGCGACTCGCTCGTCCTCGTGACGACGGACCGGCTCTCCGCGTTCGACCACGTCCTCACCACCATCCCTTTCAAGGGCGAGGTGCTCAACCGCCTCTCGTCCTTCTGGTTCGAGAGAACGAAGCACATCTGCCCCAACCACGTGCTCGACGTGCCGGACGCCAACGTCACCGTGGCGCGCGCGTGTCAGCCCTTCACGGTGGAGGTGGTGATTCGCGGCTACCTCACCGGCAGCCTGTGGCGCGACTACGAGAAGGGCACGCACACCGCCTACGGCCTCCCCTTCCCCGCGGGCATGCGCAAGGACGAGGCCTTCCCCTCGCCCATCATCACCCCGTCCACGAAGGCCGAGTACGGGCAGCACGACGAGCCCATCTCCGAGAAGGAGATTCTCGCCAGGGGCCTGGCCAGCACCCGCGACTGGGCCCGCATCACCGAGGCGGCCCGAGGCCTGTTCGCGGAGGGACAGAAGTGGGCGCGCACCCGAGGCCTCATCCTCGTGGATACGAAGTACGAGTTCGGCAAGGTGGGCGACGACATCTACGTCATCGACGAGATGCACACCCCGGACTCCAGCCGCTACTGGGTGGCGGACGAGTACGAGGCGCGCTTCGCCAAGGGCGAGGACCAGCGCATGCTGGACAAGGAGAACATCCGCCAGTGGCTCATCCGCGAGCGGGGCTTCTCCGGCCACGGCACACCGCCGGCGATTCCGGATGACGTCCGCGTGGAGCTGGCCACCAAGTACGTGGCGGCCTTCGAGCAGATCACGGGCACGTCGCTGACGCTGGAGCCGGGCGACGTGCACGCGCGCATCGAGCGGAACCTGCGGCAGAAGGGCTACCTGAAGTAG
- a CDS encoding S1C family serine protease translates to MHKAPFKNVVIITALLSALCVPGQAAGRERGRLWLEAQNRSLENQRATLSQVARKAMPSVVSITTRQPAEDAASSGEEPQKGIGSGFIIHPSGYILTSAHVVEGATEVVVSLMHPRGYAEEYVAQVVGEDNRTDCALLKIDAPRKLPVLRLASSSHVRSADWIVVIGNPFGLSQSVTVGVVSYMGRTDVTPNGRDGDFDYMQMDASINPGNSGGPVLDMHGDVVAVANAVNVAGQGIGFAIPIDIAKTVIPQLRAHGRVRRGWLGISVQDFTPEVAEAFNLSHGPGVVVTDVVEEGPGERAGLLSGDVIVGLDTRRVQRAHTLRWQVAARGVGRNVRLLIHRLGKPMHLTVRLEEMPDEGPVPAPLAAHRQGRRPTRAQSVLEDLLSPVPRAKSFPSPPPSKAADPDSGGGEQAP, encoded by the coding sequence ATGCACAAGGCTCCATTCAAGAATGTCGTCATCATCACCGCGCTCCTGAGCGCGCTCTGTGTGCCCGGACAAGCCGCCGGGCGCGAGCGGGGACGACTGTGGCTCGAGGCGCAGAACCGTTCGCTGGAGAACCAGCGCGCCACGCTGAGCCAGGTGGCTCGCAAGGCGATGCCCTCGGTGGTCTCCATCACCACCCGACAGCCCGCGGAAGACGCGGCCTCGTCCGGTGAGGAGCCGCAGAAGGGCATCGGCTCCGGCTTCATCATCCACCCGTCCGGTTACATCCTCACCAGCGCCCACGTCGTCGAGGGAGCCACCGAGGTCGTCGTCTCCCTGATGCATCCGCGCGGCTACGCGGAGGAGTACGTCGCCCAGGTCGTGGGTGAGGACAACCGGACGGACTGCGCGCTCCTGAAGATCGACGCCCCGCGCAAGCTCCCGGTGCTCCGGCTCGCGTCGTCCTCGCACGTGCGCTCGGCGGACTGGATTGTCGTCATCGGCAACCCGTTCGGACTGTCCCAGTCGGTGACGGTGGGCGTGGTCAGCTACATGGGCCGCACGGACGTGACGCCCAACGGGCGTGACGGCGACTTCGACTACATGCAGATGGACGCGTCCATCAACCCGGGCAACTCGGGCGGCCCCGTCCTGGACATGCACGGTGACGTCGTCGCGGTGGCCAACGCCGTCAACGTGGCGGGACAAGGCATCGGCTTCGCCATCCCCATCGACATCGCGAAGACGGTGATTCCGCAGCTGCGCGCCCACGGCCGCGTGCGCCGCGGATGGCTGGGCATCAGCGTGCAGGACTTCACCCCCGAGGTGGCCGAGGCCTTCAACCTGAGCCATGGCCCCGGCGTGGTGGTGACGGATGTGGTGGAAGAGGGCCCCGGAGAGCGCGCGGGGTTGCTCAGCGGCGATGTCATCGTGGGGCTCGACACGCGGCGCGTGCAGCGGGCGCACACCTTGCGGTGGCAGGTGGCCGCGCGAGGCGTGGGCCGGAACGTGAGGCTGCTCATCCACCGGCTGGGCAAGCCCATGCACCTCACCGTCCGGCTGGAGGAGATGCCAGACGAGGGGCCCGTGCCCGCTCCCCTGGCCGCCCATCGGCAGGGACGGCGTCCCACCCGCGCCCAGTCCGTCCTGGAGGACCTGCTGTCACCCGTCCCCCGGGCCAAGTCCTTCCCGTCGCCCCCGCCCTCCAAGGCGGCGGACCCGGATTCCGGGGGGGGCGAACAGGCTCCCTGA